A portion of the Elephas maximus indicus isolate mEleMax1 chromosome 24, mEleMax1 primary haplotype, whole genome shotgun sequence genome contains these proteins:
- the MAP1LC3C gene encoding LOW QUALITY PROTEIN: microtubule-associated proteins 1A/1B light chain 3C (The sequence of the model RefSeq protein was modified relative to this genomic sequence to represent the inferred CDS: inserted 1 base in 1 codon), with translation MQPPQKSPSLRPFKQRKSLATRREEVAGIRAKFPSKIPVIVERCPREKLLPPLDKTKFLVPQELTMTQFLSLLRSRMVLRATEAFYLLVNNKSLASMSVTMAEVYRDYKDEDGFVYMTYASQEMFGCWGSXAPRDGSSLADRACNPL, from the exons ATGCAGCCTCCACAGAAAAGCCCAAGCCTCAGACCTTTCAAGCAGAGGAAGAGCTTAG CAACCAGAAGAGAAGAAGTGGCTGGAATCCGGGCAAAGTTCCCAAGCAAGATCCCG GTGATAGTGGAGCGCTGCCCCCGTGAGAAGCTCCTGCCCCCGCTGGACAAAACCAAGTTCCTGGTCCCTCAGGAGCTGACCATGACCCAGTTCCTCAGCCTGCTTCG GAGCCGCATGGTGCTGAGGGCCACTGAAGCCTTTTACCTGCTGGTGAACAATAAGAGCCTGGCCAGCATGAGCGTGACCATGGCAGAGGTCTATAGGGACTACAAGGATGAGGACGGCTTCGTGTACATGACCTACGCCTCCCAGGAGATGTTCGGCTGTTGGGGGT GAGCCCCCAGGGATGGGAGCAGCCTTGCAGACAGAGCCTGCAACCCTCTCTAG